In one window of Silvanigrella paludirubra DNA:
- a CDS encoding HD-GYP domain-containing protein has translation MTISPFNKIEIVFLYKPYDIQFPFSDISDLKIHLIEKDINDEFLNSITNPEVLKIYILTPQQYFKNIDKIKRHYNSGTNAKHSGFILVENPRDLPTILLRKKVSNIYKNINVLGNLRSPISRNQFFYEIRNSIYSLFLNSSYEYLESFSFLRELESRAMKDISKAMTNKSFYAKDFLDLVLKKSMEITIADAGFILIKEDIFAEPPNPKEMNKIQILNKPLKFIQKSKILNSQKIFLKRNTLDPNHSRITKSMIENKSGVSWFDDNINLPNKEKIIALKKASPLPEIDFDAKTYKIKSYCAFPIHLPSGEIEGFIILINKRISEDNILTKHSDIDNYVSKFSSHDLNLLESFTNQAGIALEHSKLISDLKKVFESFTAASIIAIESRDPTTKGHSERVATLTVGLAEAINNTKNGVYSSLEFSKIQVEEIRYASLLHDFGKIGVREHILNKEKKLFPFELEKIQSRFLMLQDKLHINILEKYISNLMAKKEIPKQEDFEKHKQEILNISNKFTKYFDVILDVNEPALLSQEFFDKISEIAATKIIVGDNSYSLLSEKEIEILSIKKGSLSQAERLEIESHVTHSYNFLIQIPWSSELRDIPEIVYGHHERLDGSGYPRSLKGKNIPVQAKMMAITDIFDALVAQDRPYKKAIPYDRALNILEAEVKHGKLDGDLFKIFVEAKVGQLILNQNAEKEIKNSSVA, from the coding sequence GTGACTATTTCGCCATTTAATAAAATCGAAATCGTTTTTTTATACAAACCATATGATATTCAATTTCCATTTTCAGATATCAGTGATCTCAAAATTCATTTAATAGAAAAAGATATTAATGATGAATTTTTAAATTCAATTACAAATCCTGAAGTATTAAAAATTTACATTTTAACACCACAACAATATTTTAAAAATATTGATAAGATAAAAAGGCATTATAACTCTGGAACAAATGCAAAACATTCTGGTTTTATATTAGTAGAAAATCCTAGAGATTTACCTACAATTTTACTTCGTAAAAAAGTATCAAACATTTATAAAAACATTAATGTATTAGGAAATTTAAGAAGTCCAATTTCTAGAAATCAATTTTTTTATGAAATAAGAAATTCTATTTATTCTTTATTTTTAAATTCAAGTTATGAATATTTAGAATCATTCTCTTTTTTAAGAGAGCTTGAAAGCAGAGCGATGAAAGATATTAGCAAAGCTATGACTAATAAATCATTCTATGCTAAAGATTTTTTAGATTTAGTTCTGAAAAAAAGCATGGAAATAACCATTGCAGATGCTGGTTTTATTTTAATAAAAGAAGATATATTTGCGGAACCACCAAATCCAAAAGAAATGAATAAAATACAAATTTTAAATAAACCATTAAAGTTTATCCAAAAATCAAAAATTCTTAATAGCCAAAAAATATTTTTAAAAAGAAATACCCTAGATCCAAATCACTCAAGAATAACAAAAAGTATGATTGAAAATAAATCTGGTGTTTCTTGGTTTGACGATAATATAAATTTGCCAAATAAAGAAAAAATTATTGCTTTGAAAAAAGCATCTCCATTACCTGAAATTGATTTTGATGCAAAAACATATAAAATTAAATCTTATTGTGCTTTTCCCATTCATTTACCTTCTGGAGAAATTGAAGGGTTTATTATTTTAATAAATAAAAGAATTTCTGAAGATAATATCTTAACGAAACATTCTGATATTGATAATTATGTATCAAAATTTTCATCTCATGACTTAAATTTATTAGAATCTTTTACAAATCAAGCTGGAATAGCTTTAGAACATTCTAAACTGATTAGTGATCTTAAAAAAGTATTTGAATCATTTACGGCAGCAAGTATTATTGCAATAGAATCTCGAGACCCAACAACAAAAGGTCATAGTGAACGAGTAGCAACTCTTACAGTAGGACTCGCAGAAGCAATTAATAATACAAAAAATGGAGTTTATTCTTCATTAGAATTTTCAAAAATTCAAGTTGAAGAAATTCGTTATGCTTCGCTTTTACATGATTTTGGAAAAATTGGGGTAAGAGAACATATTTTAAATAAAGAAAAAAAACTGTTTCCATTTGAATTAGAAAAAATTCAATCTCGTTTTTTAATGTTACAAGACAAGTTACATATCAATATTTTAGAAAAATATATTAGCAATTTAATGGCAAAAAAAGAAATTCCAAAACAAGAAGATTTTGAAAAACATAAACAAGAAATTTTAAATATTTCTAATAAATTTACAAAGTATTTTGATGTTATTTTAGATGTTAATGAGCCAGCATTATTAAGCCAAGAATTTTTTGACAAAATTTCTGAAATTGCGGCCACAAAAATTATTGTTGGAGATAATTCTTACTCCTTACTCTCCGAAAAAGAAATAGAGATTTTAAGTATTAAAAAAGGCTCTTTAAGCCAAGCAGAAAGGCTTGAAATAGAAAGTCATGTTACTCATTCTTATAATTTTTTAATTCAAATACCTTGGTCAAGCGAGTTACGTGATATACCTGAAATTGTATATGGTCATCATGAAAGATTGGATGGTTCAGGATACCCAAGAAGTTTAAAGGGTAAAAATATTCCTGTTCAAGCAAAAATGATGGCTATTACAGATATATTTGATGCCCTAGTAGCACAAGATAGACCTTATAAAAAAGCAATACCATATGATAGAGCATTAAATATTCTTGAAGCAGAAGTAAAACATGGAAAACTAGATGGTGATCTATTTAAAATTTTTGTAGAAGCAAAAGTTGGTCAGTTGATTTTAAACCAAAATGCTGAAAAAGAAATTAAAAACTCCTCAGTAGCTTAA
- the ychF gene encoding redox-regulated ATPase YchF, with product MGFNCGIVGLPNVGKSTLFNAVTRTANAQAANYPFCTIEPNVGRVAVPDERLDKINQIVNAKKVIPTFMEFVDIAGLVKGASRGEGLGNQFLGHIRQVDAIVHVVRCFEDSNITHVDGSTDPARDIDTINTELIYCDFETVNKSIDKMSRLLKNNDKKLVASHECGVRLKAHLEQLKPARSFVTLNEDEDDYLKSLHLITRKQVLYAANVNENELADNGNNSKHVKALREIAEKEGSKVVVVSARLEEELGQLDPEDAKVYMDDLKISEPGLDRLIKTGYSLLGLMTYFTAGVQEVRAWTIPKECKAPQAAGVIHSDFEKGFICAEVFAYDDLIRLGSEAKVKEAGLYRKEGRDYVCKDGDIMNFLFNV from the coding sequence ATGGGATTTAATTGCGGTATTGTTGGTCTTCCTAATGTTGGAAAATCAACATTGTTTAATGCGGTAACTCGTACAGCGAATGCACAAGCGGCAAATTATCCATTTTGTACAATTGAGCCCAATGTGGGCCGTGTTGCTGTTCCAGATGAAAGACTTGATAAAATAAATCAAATCGTAAACGCTAAAAAAGTTATCCCTACTTTTATGGAGTTTGTGGATATTGCTGGTCTTGTAAAAGGCGCAAGTCGTGGAGAAGGTTTAGGAAATCAGTTCTTAGGACATATTCGCCAAGTGGATGCCATTGTTCATGTTGTTAGATGTTTTGAAGATTCAAACATCACGCATGTAGACGGTAGCACCGATCCTGCAAGAGATATTGATACAATTAATACAGAACTTATTTATTGTGACTTTGAAACAGTGAATAAGAGTATTGATAAAATGTCTCGTCTCTTAAAAAACAACGATAAAAAATTAGTAGCATCCCATGAATGCGGTGTGAGATTAAAAGCTCATTTAGAACAATTAAAACCAGCGCGTTCTTTTGTAACTTTAAATGAAGATGAAGATGACTATTTAAAAAGTTTACATTTAATTACAAGAAAACAAGTTTTATATGCTGCAAATGTAAATGAAAACGAGTTGGCGGATAATGGAAACAATTCAAAGCATGTAAAAGCTTTAAGAGAAATTGCTGAAAAAGAAGGTTCAAAAGTAGTTGTTGTATCAGCAAGACTTGAAGAAGAGCTTGGCCAATTAGATCCTGAAGATGCAAAAGTTTATATGGATGATCTTAAAATTTCTGAACCTGGTCTCGATAGATTGATAAAAACCGGCTATTCTCTTTTAGGATTAATGACATATTTTACTGCTGGGGTTCAAGAAGTACGCGCTTGGACAATTCCAAAAGAATGTAAAGCTCCACAGGCTGCAGGGGTTATTCACTCTGATTTTGAAAAGGGTTTTATTTGTGCTGAGGTTTTTGCTTATGATGATTTAATTCGTTTAGGCAGCGAAGCTAAAGTAAAAGAAGCGGGATTATATCGCAAAGAAGGCCGTGATTACGTTTGTAAAGATGGCGATATTATGAATTTCTTATTTAATGTGTAA
- a CDS encoding helix-turn-helix domain-containing protein, protein MNSENLNRTIEGATVQGPADDNDNSPMANEKLLSFSTCPEEFKLFIEETSLEKLVYWKLYNLFEKFDEDSPNDILKTVLAHVERPLFALVLKKTKGNQSKAADVLGCNRNTLHRKLKEFSIEPRDLRRALRSPEQPTTQRSSFNSRLEDVSIEARQ, encoded by the coding sequence ATGAATTCTGAAAACCTAAATAGAACTATAGAGGGAGCAACTGTCCAAGGACCTGCGGATGATAATGATAACTCACCAATGGCGAATGAAAAACTTTTAAGTTTTTCTACATGTCCTGAAGAATTTAAATTATTTATTGAAGAAACAAGTCTTGAAAAACTTGTATATTGGAAATTATATAATTTATTTGAAAAGTTTGATGAAGATTCTCCAAACGACATTCTTAAAACAGTATTAGCACATGTTGAAAGACCTTTATTTGCTTTAGTTTTGAAAAAAACAAAAGGCAATCAAAGCAAAGCTGCCGATGTTTTAGGATGCAACCGAAATACCCTTCATAGAAAATTAAAAGAATTTTCTATTGAACCACGTGATCTTCGCAGAGCTTTAAGAAGTCCTGAACAACCCACCACTCAAAGAAGTTCTTTTAATTCAAGATTAGAAGACGTTTCTATAGAAGCTAGACAATAA
- a CDS encoding HAD family hydrolase, protein MILKNHVIFDFNGVIVNDEELHFESTKVVLKNLLNIEITSDDYYKFFAGKTNKLGFTVYLNLKGVQENIENLIINKNKIYLELISKEVPVVSSTIRFIKEYHSKYCFSIVTGAIRKEVEFILDKTNLKSFFDVVLCSEDFKESKPSPEGYLKAIALSKIPAKNTVIIEDSISGIEAAKNANTRCIALTTTFKREEISHADLIVDELKSEHVEKFFN, encoded by the coding sequence ATGATTTTAAAAAATCATGTAATTTTTGATTTTAATGGTGTGATAGTGAATGATGAAGAATTACATTTTGAATCAACTAAAGTTGTATTAAAAAATCTTTTAAATATTGAAATAACGAGCGATGATTATTATAAATTTTTTGCTGGAAAAACAAATAAATTAGGATTTACTGTTTATTTAAATTTGAAAGGTGTACAAGAAAATATTGAAAATTTAATTATAAATAAAAATAAAATATATTTAGAACTTATTTCTAAAGAGGTTCCAGTTGTTTCCTCTACAATCCGTTTTATTAAAGAGTATCATTCAAAATATTGTTTTTCTATTGTAACAGGAGCAATAAGAAAAGAGGTCGAATTTATTCTTGATAAAACAAACTTAAAATCTTTTTTTGACGTTGTATTATGTTCTGAAGATTTTAAAGAAAGCAAGCCTTCACCCGAAGGTTACTTAAAGGCAATTGCATTATCTAAAATTCCTGCAAAAAATACAGTCATTATTGAAGATTCTATTAGTGGAATCGAGGCCGCAAAAAATGCGAATACTCGTTGTATTGCTTTAACCACTACTTTTAAAAGAGAAGAAATTTCCCATGCTGATCTCATTGTAGATGAGCTTAAATCAGAGCATGTTGAGAAATTTTTTAATTAA
- a CDS encoding aconitate hydratase, protein MVQDLDMVKKVYSNFKSNVDSARKLLGRPMTYTEKILYAHLKPANGGKGTELSNFGRGKDYVDFFPDRVAMQDATAQMALLQFMSAGIPKVAVPSTVHCDHLIQAEVNASTDLATANKENSEVYEFLANVSKKYGIGFWKPGAGIIHQVVLENYAFPGGMMIGTDSHTPNAGGLGMIAIGVGGADAVDVMAGIPWELKFPKLIGVKLTGSLKGWASPKDIILKLAGILTVKGGTGAIVEYFGSGTATLSCTGKGTICNMGAEIGATTSLFPYDSRMADYLKKTERAEIAKLADGVSEYLKADVDVEKNPEKFYDQVITIDLDTLEPHVNGPFTPDLATPISQFAKAVKDNNWPVQLSAALIGSCTNSSYEDIDRVASVAKQAASQGIKSKCEFLITPGSEQVRATIERDGQLGVLEKLGANVMANACGPCIGQWKRHGSQEKNSIITSFNRNFTARNDGNPKTHAFVASPETVIGFALAGDLSIDFTKEPVTNDKGEKVMLQTPKGLDLPDKGFVKDEHGYVAPAADGSRVTVDINPKSDRLEALKPFNAPNLDKDFNDLRLLIKAKGKCTTDHISMAGSWLKYRGHLDNISNNLLIGAINAFNGEANKVKNQLTNAIGAVPATGRDYKAKGIGWIVIGEENYGEGSSREHAALEPRHLGGKAIIVKSFARIHETNLKKQGMLPLTFANPADYEKIREDDSFALNAKDLAPGKQITLTVKHTDGQSESIMLNHTFNEQQIGWFKAGSALNLIASSKK, encoded by the coding sequence ATGGTTCAAGATCTAGATATGGTTAAAAAAGTTTATTCAAATTTTAAGTCTAACGTAGACTCTGCGCGTAAGCTTCTTGGCCGACCGATGACTTACACCGAAAAAATTCTTTATGCTCACTTAAAACCAGCAAATGGCGGAAAAGGCACAGAACTAAGCAATTTTGGCAGAGGTAAAGACTACGTCGACTTTTTCCCTGACCGCGTTGCTATGCAAGACGCAACGGCTCAAATGGCTCTTCTTCAATTTATGTCTGCTGGAATTCCAAAAGTAGCAGTGCCTTCTACTGTTCACTGCGACCACCTTATTCAAGCTGAAGTAAACGCTTCAACAGACTTAGCCACAGCTAACAAAGAAAACTCTGAAGTCTATGAGTTTCTTGCGAATGTTTCAAAAAAATATGGCATAGGTTTTTGGAAACCAGGTGCAGGTATTATTCACCAAGTTGTTCTTGAAAATTATGCTTTTCCAGGTGGAATGATGATCGGTACAGATTCCCACACCCCGAATGCCGGCGGTTTAGGAATGATCGCAATTGGTGTTGGTGGAGCTGACGCAGTTGACGTTATGGCTGGCATTCCATGGGAACTCAAATTTCCAAAACTAATTGGGGTTAAACTAACTGGCTCACTTAAGGGCTGGGCTTCTCCAAAAGACATCATCTTAAAGCTTGCAGGAATTCTTACTGTTAAAGGCGGTACGGGCGCGATTGTAGAATATTTTGGTTCAGGAACAGCAACTCTATCCTGTACAGGTAAAGGGACGATTTGTAACATGGGTGCAGAGATTGGCGCTACAACATCTTTATTCCCATATGACTCCCGCATGGCTGATTACCTTAAAAAGACAGAACGCGCAGAAATTGCGAAATTAGCTGACGGAGTAAGTGAATACTTAAAAGCAGACGTTGACGTAGAAAAAAATCCTGAAAAATTCTATGATCAAGTCATTACAATTGATTTAGATACACTTGAACCACATGTAAATGGTCCATTTACACCAGACCTAGCAACTCCTATTTCTCAGTTTGCTAAGGCTGTTAAAGACAACAATTGGCCCGTTCAATTAAGCGCAGCGTTAATTGGTTCTTGTACAAACTCTTCCTATGAAGACATCGATCGCGTGGCTTCTGTTGCAAAACAAGCCGCTTCTCAGGGCATAAAATCAAAATGCGAATTTTTAATTACTCCTGGCAGCGAGCAAGTAAGAGCAACAATAGAACGTGATGGCCAACTTGGTGTGCTTGAAAAATTAGGTGCAAATGTAATGGCAAATGCATGCGGACCTTGCATTGGACAATGGAAACGTCATGGCTCGCAAGAAAAAAACTCTATCATCACAAGTTTCAACCGTAACTTTACAGCGCGTAATGATGGAAATCCAAAAACACATGCCTTTGTTGCTTCTCCTGAAACCGTAATTGGTTTTGCATTAGCTGGCGACCTAAGCATTGACTTTACAAAAGAGCCTGTAACCAACGATAAAGGCGAAAAAGTAATGCTACAAACCCCTAAAGGTCTCGATCTTCCAGACAAGGGTTTTGTTAAAGACGAGCACGGCTACGTGGCTCCAGCCGCAGATGGCTCTAGGGTAACAGTGGACATCAATCCAAAAAGCGACCGACTAGAAGCGCTTAAACCATTTAATGCGCCAAACTTGGATAAAGATTTTAATGATCTTCGTTTACTTATTAAGGCAAAAGGAAAATGTACTACAGACCATATTTCTATGGCGGGTAGTTGGTTAAAGTACCGTGGCCACCTTGACAATATCTCCAACAACCTCCTTATTGGCGCTATCAATGCCTTTAATGGAGAAGCAAATAAAGTTAAAAACCAGCTTACAAATGCGATAGGAGCCGTTCCAGCAACAGGACGTGACTATAAAGCAAAAGGAATTGGCTGGATTGTAATCGGCGAAGAAAACTATGGGGAAGGCAGCTCTCGCGAACATGCTGCTCTTGAGCCTCGCCATCTTGGTGGTAAAGCAATTATTGTAAAAAGCTTTGCTCGTATTCACGAAACAAACCTTAAAAAACAAGGTATGCTTCCTCTAACCTTTGCAAACCCAGCAGATTATGAAAAAATTCGTGAAGATGATTCCTTTGCACTAAATGCAAAAGATCTCGCACCAGGAAAACAAATCACTCTTACCGTTAAACATACTGACGGCCAAAGTGAGAGTATCATGTTGAATCATACATTTAATGAACAACAAATTGGCTGGTTTAAAGCAGGAAGCGCATTAAACTTAATTGCTTCTTCAAAAAAATAA
- the dnaB gene encoding replicative DNA helicase: protein MNITPQNTPSIAGLPHSREAEQAVLGTILATPSSIFGYTDKLIPDYFFDPQHQIIVAAMRELVAENTPADVTLVYGKLREKGDNLKVGDLEGVRRLLEFNARPELLGYWLDEVKKYWELRIVIEACAEIVTRGKRVAGANVDEFLSYAESKFTQLAESRITTGLISSAQVVRETILDLEKIFQNPGKITGIPSGFTDLDKITAGFQPSDLIILAARPAMGKTSLALNFAANAVFLHQKTVAFFSLEMSNAQLMQRMLATAAKIESHKFRDGKMTSEELGRLYPEAASFQTDKLLLDDSPGISIIDLASRCRKVKREKGALDMVIVDYLQLMSAHTSSKGSQNREREISIISMGLKSLAKELSCPVIALSQLNRGLEQRPDKRPRPSDLRESGSIEQDADQILFVYRDEVYNKDSPDKGIAEIIIGKNRHGSIDTVKLAFQSSFTSFHNLARFDS from the coding sequence ATGAATATAACACCACAAAACACACCAAGTATTGCTGGACTGCCTCATTCACGTGAAGCAGAACAAGCTGTACTTGGTACAATTCTTGCCACTCCTTCAAGTATTTTTGGTTACACTGACAAATTAATTCCAGACTATTTTTTTGACCCTCAACATCAAATTATTGTTGCAGCAATGAGAGAACTTGTAGCTGAAAACACTCCCGCGGATGTTACTTTAGTTTATGGCAAATTAAGAGAAAAAGGGGATAACTTAAAAGTTGGCGATCTTGAAGGAGTCAGAAGGCTTCTTGAGTTTAACGCACGTCCCGAATTACTTGGCTATTGGCTAGATGAAGTAAAAAAATACTGGGAACTTCGTATTGTAATTGAAGCCTGCGCAGAAATTGTAACTCGTGGCAAACGAGTTGCCGGAGCAAATGTAGATGAGTTTTTAAGTTATGCAGAGTCTAAGTTTACTCAACTTGCAGAATCACGCATCACAACTGGTTTAATTTCATCAGCTCAAGTTGTCCGGGAAACAATTTTAGATCTAGAAAAAATATTTCAAAACCCTGGAAAAATTACGGGTATCCCAAGTGGTTTTACTGATCTTGATAAAATAACGGCGGGTTTTCAGCCCTCTGACCTTATTATTTTAGCAGCACGTCCAGCAATGGGTAAAACATCACTTGCTCTTAATTTTGCTGCCAATGCCGTATTTTTACATCAAAAAACAGTAGCTTTTTTCAGCCTTGAAATGAGTAACGCTCAGTTAATGCAAAGAATGCTCGCAACAGCAGCAAAAATCGAATCTCATAAATTTCGAGATGGCAAAATGACAAGCGAAGAGCTCGGAAGGCTTTACCCCGAAGCGGCATCTTTCCAAACAGACAAGTTATTGCTCGATGATTCTCCTGGTATTAGCATAATTGATCTGGCAAGCCGTTGCCGTAAGGTAAAACGAGAAAAGGGTGCATTGGACATGGTCATAGTTGACTATCTTCAATTAATGTCAGCACACACTTCATCTAAAGGCTCACAAAATCGGGAACGCGAAATTTCAATCATTAGTATGGGTCTAAAATCTTTGGCAAAAGAACTTAGTTGTCCTGTAATTGCTTTATCTCAGCTAAACCGTGGATTGGAGCAACGCCCAGATAAAAGGCCAAGACCATCAGATCTCCGTGAATCTGGCTCTATTGAGCAAGATGCCGATCAAATTTTGTTTGTTTATCGCGATGAAGTTTACAATAAAGATAGTCCTGATAAAGGCATTGCTGAAATTATTATTGGCAAAAACAGACATGGTTCAATTGATACCGTAAAACTTGCTTTCCAAAGCAGTTTCACTTCATTTCATAATCTAGCTCGTTTCGATAGCTAA
- the nth gene encoding endonuclease III → MKNHLLLEKKEIENVFSILMKTWPNAKCELEHNNHFQLLIAVVLSAQATDKSVNKALEPLLREQPQFSAFDLVKMGEDNFLKIIRSIGLAPTKAKNCYKLSKILIDKFDGIVPLNRTDLESFPGVGRKTANVILNVLCDLPTMAVDTHVERVSQRIGLVKQTKDRLEIEEDLLKIVPKKYAVKAHHLLIFQGRYHCTARNPKCENCPIHKSCLKIGVTH, encoded by the coding sequence ATGAAAAATCATTTATTATTAGAAAAAAAAGAAATTGAAAATGTATTTTCTATTTTAATGAAAACATGGCCAAATGCAAAATGCGAATTAGAGCATAATAATCATTTTCAATTATTAATAGCTGTTGTTTTAAGTGCACAAGCAACTGATAAGTCTGTAAATAAGGCTTTAGAACCCTTATTAAGGGAACAACCGCAATTTTCTGCATTTGATTTAGTAAAAATGGGTGAAGATAACTTTTTAAAAATTATTCGAAGTATTGGACTTGCTCCAACAAAAGCAAAAAACTGTTATAAATTATCTAAAATTTTAATTGATAAATTTGATGGAATTGTTCCTTTAAATAGAACTGACCTTGAATCTTTTCCTGGAGTTGGAAGAAAAACAGCAAATGTAATTTTAAATGTATTATGTGATTTACCTACAATGGCTGTAGATACACATGTAGAAAGAGTTTCTCAAAGAATTGGTCTTGTGAAGCAAACAAAAGACAGATTAGAAATAGAAGAAGATCTTTTAAAAATAGTTCCAAAAAAATATGCGGTAAAAGCGCATCACCTTTTAATTTTTCAAGGAAGATACCACTGTACCGCAAGAAATCCTAAATGCGAAAATTGCCCAATCCATAAAAGTTGTTTAAAAATTGGTGTTACACATTAA